Sequence from the Gemmatimonadales bacterium genome:
CACCAGGTCCGCGCGCGTCGAGTCGCGCACGGTGCGGATGCGGCTCGCCAGGCGCGTGGTGTCCGCCCACGCCACGCAGCACTCGGCGGGGTGGCCGATCACCGTGAGGTCGTCGTAGTTGAAGATGTAAGTGAGCGAGAAGACCACGACCGTCCAGCCGTTCCTCCTGACGACCACCGGCCGCAACGCGTCGCCCAGAGTGGCGCCCGTTCCCGTGTGGGCGAGGCCGGCGCCGTCGAGGTGCGCGAGCGATTCCAGGAGCCCGGTCCTTCGGAAGTCCCAGGCGTGGTTGTTGGCCGTACCGAGCACGTCGAAGCCGGCGTCGAGGAGCAGCGGCAGGGCCTCCAGGGGGCCGGCGAACACTGGGCTGTTGGTCGTGTCGGCGTGGCGGCCGCGGTCCAGGATGATGCTCTCCAGGTTGCCGATCGTTATGTCCGCCGCGCGCAGGGAATCGCGCACCCCGGCGAAGATCTCGGGCCCACGCCCGGTGAAGAGGTATTCCCTG
This genomic interval carries:
- a CDS encoding CapA family protein, producing MVFVGDINFGRSVAREYLFTGRGPEIFAGVRDSLRAADITIGNLESIILDRGRHADTTNSPVFAGPLEALPLLLDAGFDVLGTANNHAWDFRRTGLLESLAHLDGAGLAHTGTGATLGDALRPVVVRRNGWTVVVFSLTYIFNYDDLTVIGHPAECCVAWADTTRLASRIRTVRDSTRADLVLVSLHAGLEYIPVPPGDVVRVARALIRSGADAVIGHHPHVPQGMEYVDGKPIIYSLGNFVFKQRQRWTDAGLWAQLTFFPDGRRTVEVRPLAVGFTPRFATGADSAATMRHFAEISERLSRLPTPRPRRNVARPPNRPRNRP